The segment ATTTTCATTAGGAGTTCTGACTGGTTTATCCGGCTCTGGATTCTCAGGACTTCCTTTAATAGGTGCTATTGCTAAAACTTTTTCTTCAACTTTAAATCTAAACCCAGCAATTTTAGCTTCTATAGGGCAGATAGCCGCAATATGGACAGGAGGTGGTACAATAATACCTTGGAGTACCGTAGCTGTTTCTACAGTAATAGACGTAGAAGCCGAAAAAATCGCTAAAAAAAACATGGTACCTGCAATATCAGGTCTTATAGCAGCATATCTTGTTACAATATTTTTATTATAATTACAAAGCCGAGGACTAAACCTCGGCTTTTAAGATATTCCCCTCATTATCAAATTCATCATACTGTCTTTTTCTTCATCAGTCATTTTTCCCCATGTCGCCTCAAAAATCACCCCCAATCCTGGTATTGCATTTTCCTCTTTGCTGTCAACAACCTCCTGTATAAACCCTTTGATTTCCTCTTTTGTTCTTCCTTTTAAGTTTTTAAGCACTGCTTTCTTTATGTCCATAATATACCTCCAGTTGTAGGATTCACTAATATAATTCCCAAAATAAAAAATAATAAACAAAAAAAGTTCCTAAAAAGGAACTTACAGACTGTTGACAAAGTCAAAAATTTTCAAAATAGGATATTTTGCANNNNNNNNNNATAATTGGGAAGGAGTAGAGATATACAGTAAAGACAAAGATGTAATAGGGTGCAGTGCAGAAGGGCATATAAGTCATGTATTTTCTTCTAGATTAAGTAGGAATCCATTGGGATGGAGTAGAGAAGGATTAAAGTTAATGGCGAAATTAAGAGTATTCAGCAAGAATGGAGGAGATCTAAGAGAAATAGAATGGGGTAAGAGAGAGAATATAAATGCAGAAAGTTACAAATTAACGAAGAAGCAAATAAAAGAAGCGGTAAGGAGAATTAAAACGTCTACAAATGAAAAGATAAATAATATTACAGTTTTGAATATAGGGAAAGTAACGCCAATATATAGGATTTTAAGAGCAATAAAATACGCGCAAGTCATATAAAGAACATGATAAGACGAAGCCCTGAATTAAGTAAGTTACAGGGGTTGTCTTAAAAATATCCTACAGTATCTTGACACTATCAAGATATGTAGAAGATTTGAAAGACAAGGGGGGATCGGAGTATAATAAAGAAATAAGAAGAATAGCAGATATAAAAAAGAAAATAACAGAGTGGATAAATAAGAAAAAATTAGAAGAAAAAGAAAATATTCCAGCTGAAGTAAAAAGTTTGGTTAAGTTAAAAGAAGAATTGGAAGAAGAATTGGAGATATATCTTTTGTGCTCTGATACGCTAGAGAACTTATAAGTGAGAATTATATACACAATTGAAAAATGGAAAACGAGTTATGGAAGTGAGGAATGGAGTGTCTATATTGGAGATATTGCAATAGGTAGTGAGGTACATAATGCTGAAAGCGAATATATAAAACAGTTTGCTAATAATTTGTCTAAAATCGAAAACTTAAGTAGTTACGAAATTTACCGAATAGATAAAATTGTGCTAAAGGAGGAATATTAATTATGTTTTTAAAATTCCAACCTTTCTTTTTAATTGTGGAAACACCACTTCATCCAGGGAGTGGTAGTGAATTAGGGCTTGTAGATTTGCCTATACAAAGGGAAAGACATACTAATTTTCCTAAAATTGAGGGGTCGGGGTTAAAAGGGAGTATCAGGGAGGCATTTGAAAATTCAGAAAAAGAAATAGTGATGCCAAACAAAGGGGAACAGGCGGAGAAGATAAAAGTAAAAGATTACGTGCCACTGATTTTTGGGCCTGAAAGTGGGAATGAACATGCAGCTGCGCTTGCTTTTATGGATGCAAAAATTTTGTTCTTTCCTGTAAAGTCATTGAGGGGGATTTTTGCTTGGATTACATGTCCTCAAGTAATAGAGAGGTTTAAAGAGGATATGAGAATGATCAAGTTTAATAATGATGTAGAGAGTTTTAAAGCAAAAGAAGGAACTATTCCAAAGGATTCGAATTTAATAGTTTCTTCGAGAATTGTATTAGAGGAATATACATTTGAGGTTGTGCCAGATGATGAAACAACAAAAATTGCTAAATGGTTTGCTGAAAAAATATTTCCTTCAAAAGAACCTGATATATATAAATACTGGAGAGAGAAATTTATGAAAGATCTTGTGATCCTTTCAGACGATGAGTTTAAAGAGTTTGTTTCTACGTCTACCGAGGTCATTGCAAGAACAGTTATTGATGATAATAAGGGTACAGCTAAAAATTTATGGTATGAAGAGTACCTACCTCAAGATACAATTTTATATTCAATAGCTATGGCAACTGCAATAATGGAGGAGGAACAAAGGAAGGGGGCTTTTGCTGACGAAACTTCTGAAAAAGAAGCCGAGAAAGTTATCAGTTATTTTAAAGAAGGACTCCATGAGGTTATACAAATTGGAGGGAATAAGACTATCGGTAAAGGTATCACAAGGATTCAGCTTCTAGAGGGGGTTAGAACATGAGTAATGGGCTATCTACCATGCGCAAATTGGAAAGAGGTAGAGCAGAATTTGCGTATGAATGTGTTAGACAAGCTATAGAAAAAGTATTTAAAGGTGAGGATAAAAAAGAAAGGAGAAAAGAATATAGATCATATGCTCGAAAAATTCCTACAATGATATTGACAAATGGACTTGGACAGGCGCTTGCTTTTTTAAAAGCAAAGGCAGGATCTGATGAGGAAGAAAGCGAAGCAGAAAAAGGGAAAAGTGAAGTATACCGATTGTTATATAAACAAATTACCGACTACATGAAAAGTGAGACTACATTGCGAATTTCTATGCCTCCACAAAAAGAAGACTTAGTGGAATGGGTAATTTCCTGTGATTCAGTAGAATATAGATATATAACTCAAGAAATATTGGCTTTCTTGACGTGGCTTTCAAGATTTGCGGAGGGAATGATAGAGAAATGACAAAATTTAGAGAAAAACGTAAGGATGAAAGGTACATTTTTTATAACCCTGCTGACACAAGAAGTTTGTTATTTAAGGAAATTGAAAAATATTCTACATTTAAATGGAATACTCATACAGGAAAAGAAGAGGAAAAGTCATTTGAATACCATTCTTCATCATATGTTAAGAACTCAGCTCTTATTTTTAGTAAATTAATTCCCTATTCCTTTGATGGAAACGGTCTTGTGAGAAAAGATAATAAGGTTGAGTATTTAAAATTGGTAATCAATGAAATGAATAAAGTGGCAGATGAAGTATCTTATATAAGTACTCGGCTTGAGAGTGTGATAAACAGTTTTAAAAATAACGGATATAAAGTTAAAAGTTTCAAAGGAAAACCTTTATGGAGATTCGTAGTTGGTTTAGGAGCATCACATCCTCAAGAGACTTCTATGACGCTTCATCACATCTATGGTGTGCCTTATATTCCAGCAAGTGCAATTAAGGGAATTATTAAACACTGGTCTGTTTTAAAGTTTGCCGAAGAGTATGCAAGAATTAAAAAAGGTGAAGATGTTAATTTTGATACTGCAGTAGAAGAGATTTCAGAAAAATTAAGAGAAGGGAAAAATTTATCCATAACAATAGATAATGTGTCTTTTTACGATTTGATTAGAATTTTTGGTACACAGGAAAGGGAAGGCGAAATAATTTTCTTTGATGCATATCCTTGTGATAAGATAACATTAAAAATTGATGTGATGAATCCCCATTATAAGAATTATTATTTTAGTACACAACCTCCTGCTGATTGGGATCAGCCACGACCTTTGCCTTTTTTAACTGTAGAAAATACTAAATTTGCGTTTTATGTTGCGGGGAAAGATGAAACTTTAACTTTAAAAGCTGTAAAATGCGCCAAAGATGCATTAAAGGAACATGGAGTTGGTGCGAAAACTTCTCTTGGGTATGGGATATTTACTGATTTCTAAATTTGATTCATGCAGAGATCTATTTACAGAGGAATATTCTCTTTTTTTAAAGGCACATGGGTGATTGCTTTTACGTTTGTGCTATTAATCATTGCTGGAAGTAGAGGACGAAGGTAAAGTGATACATAAGTTTGTTTTTTAGGAAGGTAATAAGATTTTTATAGGGATAGGTGTGATAGGCTATGTTAATACAATGTACAAAAAAATTGTTGGATGTGATAGAGAGAAAACCTGTTTCATATGAAGAAGAAAATTTGTTATTTTCTTGGCATGCGAATTTGATCACCTTAAATCGAAGTAATGAGATTAGAAAAGGGAATAAAGTTATCAGAGTATATTCCACAGTACAAAAGGTTGTTATATGTTTATGACTTTGGAGATAATTGGCGGCATTATATCGAAAATGTTATTATCAACTATATTTTAGGTAATTAGAAAATTGATAGACTATTGCTCCAGAAATTTCTTGATATATTTTTGGTGGAACAGTGTGTAAATGAACCTATCTCTATCTAAAGTTTACAAATTCTTCCACAAAATAATCAATCGCATCAAGTTTTCTCTTTATATATAAACTAATTTTAGTTCTTTTACACAAATCAACCAATAAATGAAATAAATATTCATCTCTTACAAATATTTTCTTTGGTTTACCCACATTTAAAATATATGAAATTACCATATCCAGAACATATTGTACTTCATCGTCTTCTGGAGAAAGAATATGTTGATCTATTATCATTCCTGATTTAGAATCAGCGAGAACACATATTCTCCCTGCAATTGGTCTATCATATTCTTTATCTCTAATTGTGATATTTAAATATGCTATATCAACTTCTATTTCGGCAGAAGTAGTTGGCTGCTTTGTTATTCTTGATAAAAGAAGCTCATCTTTTAATACAGGAATTAAATATTTTCTTTGGGGCAACAAAAGGGGTGCTGCTAAAGTAACCCATTGATTTTTTTGCTCATCGTATTTATGAACTAAAGTTTCTCCCTCTTCAAAGTTAACTACAATATCTTCTTTAATGTAATTTTTTAGTGCTTGTAATAAATATTTCATTATTGCTGACAGTTTTAATACTTCTTCTTTATTCAAAATATAAGGAGCATATCCTTTCTTGAAAGACCTAAAATAGATCCAGTTATTCCTACCTCTAAACTTTAATCCCAGGTCTTTTACAATTTGCAATTCTTCTTTAAATAACTCTTCTCTATCCCCAAAATAGCATATAATTACATTATCTTCTTGAAATCTCTGAATTTGCTGTGCTGGCATATCAGTAGTCTCAATAATTTTGTAAAAATTGTCCAAAGCATCAAACCCAAAATAAAAACCTATACCGTAAAATTCTCCTCCTCTTCCCATTACACTGCAATAGACTGGTTCTTCATTTTCTGGCAAAATTAATGTTATTATATCTACATCCCAAAAATATTTCCAAGGATTTAATTCCTTTATTTTAACAGCTACCTCATACAATTCTTTCCACTCTTCTAATAGCACCTTTTCTTTCATTACTATTTACATCCTTCTTTATAAAATTTTCTTATGTCGTTTACATTGTAAGGCTTTTCAACCTCTTAATTCTCTCTTCAATTGGTGGATGAGTTGCAAATAACTTTTCCGCTTTTCCAAAAGGATTTGATATAAACAAATGAGCTGTTGCGTCAGAGGTAACTCTCATGGGTCTAGTATAACTACCTATTTTTTCAAGAGCTGATGCAAGACCATAGGGATCTCTTACAATAAAGGCACCAGTTGCATCTGCCAAATATTCTCTTTGTCTTGAAATTGCAGACCTTATAATTAATACAATAAGAGGAGCAATAATAGAAAAAATAAGCCCAATAATGAGGAGAATTATAGCTCCATTGTCATTTTTATCTCTTCTTCTGCTTTCTCCCATTCCCCACCACATACTTCTTAGCATTACATCCCTGAGTAAAATTATAAGTCCTGCAACAACTGCAACAACCGTCATTAAAAGTATATCTCTATTTCTGATGTGAGATATTTCATGAGCTATTACTCCTTGGAGCTCTTCTCTATTCATCATTTGAAGTAGACCGGTCGTGACACAAACAGAAGCATGCTTTGGGTCTTTGCCCGTAGCAAAAGCATTAGGTTGGGATTCTTCCATTATATAAACATTAGGCTTTGGTATACCTGCTGCGAGAGCAACTTCTTCCACAATATTATGAAGAACATAATACTCCTCTGGATTTGCCGGGACGGCTCCCACCGACGCAAGAGCTATTTTATCCGACTGTTCATATGCTATCCAATTATACAGCACAATAAAAATTGCTAAAAGAACTACTCCTGTAAGTCCCCAGTTGAAATACCATACAAAAAAATAACCTATAGCAAAAAGTATAAGAGAAAATGTAACTATAAATAGATAAGTTTTCCTTACATTTTCTGATTGAAGTTCATATAGAGTTTTTCTAGACATTACACTCACACCCTCGTTAATCAAAATTGACATTAATAGGCCCTCTTTCGCCTTCATCAACAGGATAATATTCCTTAGGTGTTAATCTCATCATATTTGCAACAATAGAAGCAGGGATTCTCTGTTGTGCTGCATTGTACTGCATGACTATATCATTATAAAACTGTCTTGCAAAAGCAATTTTATTTTCTGTATTAGTTAATTCTTCTTGGAGTTTTAAAAAATTCTCATTTGCCTTTAATTCTGGATAATTTTCTGCAACAGCAAAAATTGTCTTAAGAGCTTGTGTAATCTGATTATTAGTATCTCCCACTTCTTTTACTGATTGAGCTCCCATTGCCTTAGCCCTTAATTCTCCTAAATTTTCAAAAATCTCTTTTTCATGAGCAGCATATCCTTTTACTGTATTCACAAGGTTAGGTATAAGGTCATATCTTCTCTTTAACTGTACATCTATTTGCGCCCAAGCATTTTCTACTCTGTTT is part of the Thermoanaerobacter uzonensis DSM 18761 genome and harbors:
- the cmr6 gene encoding type III-B CRISPR module RAMP protein Cmr6, giving the protein MTKFREKRKDERYIFYNPADTRSLLFKEIEKYSTFKWNTHTGKEEEKSFEYHSSSYVKNSALIFSKLIPYSFDGNGLVRKDNKVEYLKLVINEMNKVADEVSYISTRLESVINSFKNNGYKVKSFKGKPLWRFVVGLGASHPQETSMTLHHIYGVPYIPASAIKGIIKHWSVLKFAEEYARIKKGEDVNFDTAVEEISEKLREGKNLSITIDNVSFYDLIRIFGTQEREGEIIFFDAYPCDKITLKIDVMNPHYKNYYFSTQPPADWDQPRPLPFLTVENTKFAFYVAGKDETLTLKAVKCAKDALKEHGVGAKTSLGYGIFTDF
- the htpX gene encoding zinc metalloprotease HtpX; this translates as MSRKTLYELQSENVRKTYLFIVTFSLILFAIGYFFVWYFNWGLTGVVLLAIFIVLYNWIAYEQSDKIALASVGAVPANPEEYYVLHNIVEEVALAAGIPKPNVYIMEESQPNAFATGKDPKHASVCVTTGLLQMMNREELQGVIAHEISHIRNRDILLMTVVAVVAGLIILLRDVMLRSMWWGMGESRRRDKNDNGAIILLIIGLIFSIIAPLIVLIIRSAISRQREYLADATGAFIVRDPYGLASALEKIGSYTRPMRVTSDATAHLFISNPFGKAEKLFATHPPIEERIKRLKSLTM
- the cmr4 gene encoding type III-B CRISPR module RAMP protein Cmr4; protein product: MFLKFQPFFLIVETPLHPGSGSELGLVDLPIQRERHTNFPKIEGSGLKGSIREAFENSEKEIVMPNKGEQAEKIKVKDYVPLIFGPESGNEHAAALAFMDAKILFFPVKSLRGIFAWITCPQVIERFKEDMRMIKFNNDVESFKAKEGTIPKDSNLIVSSRIVLEEYTFEVVPDDETTKIAKWFAEKIFPSKEPDIYKYWREKFMKDLVILSDDEFKEFVSTSTEVIARTVIDDNKGTAKNLWYEEYLPQDTILYSIAMATAIMEEEQRKGAFADETSEKEAEKVISYFKEGLHEVIQIGGNKTIGKGITRIQLLEGVRT
- a CDS encoding IS1096 element passenger TnpR family protein; its protein translation is MPQYKRLLYVYDFGDNWRHYIENVIINYILGN
- a CDS encoding LemA family protein, which translates into the protein MTWIILGIVAVIVLWFIVTYNSFINLKNRVENAWAQIDVQLKRRYDLIPNLVNTVKGYAAHEKEIFENLGELRAKAMGAQSVKEVGDTNNQITQALKTIFAVAENYPELKANENFLKLQEELTNTENKIAFARQFYNDIVMQYNAAQQRIPASIVANMMRLTPKEYYPVDEGERGPINVNFD
- a CDS encoding DUF6933 domain-containing protein, translated to MLIQCTKKLLDVIERKPVSYEEENLLFSWHANLITLNRSNEIRKGNKVIRVYSTVQKVVICL
- the cmr5 gene encoding type III-B CRISPR module-associated protein Cmr5; its protein translation is MSNGLSTMRKLERGRAEFAYECVRQAIEKVFKGEDKKERRKEYRSYARKIPTMILTNGLGQALAFLKAKAGSDEEESEAEKGKSEVYRLLYKQITDYMKSETTLRISMPPQKEDLVEWVISCDSVEYRYITQEILAFLTWLSRFAEGMIEK
- a CDS encoding DUF7309 domain-containing protein, encoding MKEKVLLEEWKELYEVAVKIKELNPWKYFWDVDIITLILPENEEPVYCSVMGRGGEFYGIGFYFGFDALDNFYKIIETTDMPAQQIQRFQEDNVIICYFGDREELFKEELQIVKDLGLKFRGRNNWIYFRSFKKGYAPYILNKEEVLKLSAIMKYLLQALKNYIKEDIVVNFEEGETLVHKYDEQKNQWVTLAAPLLLPQRKYLIPVLKDELLLSRITKQPTTSAEIEVDIAYLNITIRDKEYDRPIAGRICVLADSKSGMIIDQHILSPEDDEVQYVLDMVISYILNVGKPKKIFVRDEYLFHLLVDLCKRTKISLYIKRKLDAIDYFVEEFVNFR
- the sspI gene encoding small acid-soluble spore protein SspI, with protein sequence MDIKKAVLKNLKGRTKEEIKGFIQEVVDSKEENAIPGLGVIFEATWGKMTDEEKDSMMNLIMRGIS
- a CDS encoding UPF0236 family transposase-like protein, producing NWEGVEIYSKDKDVIGCSAEGHISHVFSSRLSRNPLGWSREGLKLMAKLRVFSKNGGDLREIEWGKRENINAESYKLTKKQIKEAVRRIKTSTNEKINNITVLNIGKVTPIYRILRAIKYAQVI